The Anomalospiza imberbis isolate Cuckoo-Finch-1a 21T00152 chromosome 2, ASM3175350v1, whole genome shotgun sequence nucleotide sequence TGACTCCAGCATCAGAAAAATTTGCTGTAATTCTTACCTCTTTCCTATATAGCCTGCCTAAGTAATAACCATTTCTCTGTTTCTAATTAGTTTAAATAATTGCTTGTATTTAACAAAGGTGTGTTTAATGAAGGGGTTTTACTTACTATAATTATGTGGTCCTGATAACATTAGAAGTAGTTTCTAGGTTTTTCTTCAGACTTTTTCTAAAACCAGTGAATATACTATAcattaagaaaacaaattatattATGGTTCCCATTTTAAAGactaatttttcaaaataaggaCATCAAATCTGCTGTAATTACACAGTAGCAGATTGACTGAGGACAAGCCTACATGGACTTGTGCAGATAGATGCAAACTTCCATGGCTGTACAAGCTAGCTGGCCACAGGCCAGCTGTGTTGTGGAAGCATTGTCTATATAAGGAGGGTATTTATGTGAGTCAAAACCCTTCAGAGAGGTACAGGATATGTTAGGTTGGCTGTAGCCCCACAGAAACAGTGTTGTGTGGCTTTGGGACCATAGCAAACTTGCATCTCAGGAGCGTGGGGCATGGCCAGGAGAGCTGATGTAGATGTGTGCTGAACTGAGGGGAAATGTGCTCTGtgatggagaaggagctggTGGATGTCCAAAATCCAGAGGTTTAGCAAACCAGGAAAGATCAGTTTGTTCTAAGAAAAAAGCACCTCTCTGCCTCTTGTTGCCAGCCCAAGTAAAGGCTAGGGGTAGAGGTGATTTTTTCAgcaggtctgtgtgtgtgtgcatgtatgtatatgtatgttgTTCTCAGCATTTGTATAAATgttgaaagttaaaaaaataataattagaaACTATGGGGAAGAGCAGCTGTTGAAAATAAGTGTTTTTCTTTACTTGTGCAAATAATTAAATGTCATATAATTAGGTTAAAGTAAACTTACTTGTGCAGTAgaataaacacagaaatgtgCTCAAGGCATGTCATAATCTTTGATAAGTGGTACATGTGGTTCACAGCTTTTGGCTGTTGATAAGGCTGTCAAGGGAGCATGTAGATTATAAAACCACTTCCTGGCTACAGCACTGTGCTTCTGTTCCAGGAGGAATGGTACCAGTCAAGTTTTGCTTTAGACTATCCTAGATCATCCTGTTTCATTTGCTGAGTTTCTGAACAGCTTTATTCTTGAACAATTTTCATTATAATTTATGAGTACAATTTTGGCTTCTTAAGAACCATAGATGtgtcatttttctctttcctgatTTCACTAGGTAGTGGTTGGATCACTTAACTGCCCCTTCAGACTTAAAGCTAATGTGATAGTCTGTTGGCAgccatatttatttttatcttataACCTGAAGTATGTAACTTTATTTTGTAGTGTGTCTGTAAGCAGAAATGAAAGACTGTTACTGTATTTATGGGACAAATTCTTGTAAAATTTGTAACTTAAAAACTCCTGTTCATAGGCCAGCATTTGTTAATCCACTCATTCCTGAGAGCCCTGAGGAGGAAGAAGTCTTCAAGCAAGGAGAATGTATGTCATATTTCCTGGTAGTATGCACATCTGCCTCAGATTCAACTTAATAGCTGGGAGGAAGCAAAGTTCAGGAGTTCTGCTACTTAGAAATGTTCCTAATTtgtttaaaatcagattttggTTCTGTCTCATTTGTGTCAGTAGAGTAAGAGAGTTGAAAAGCCTGCTACCACAAGCTTGGAAACTCTTTGGCTAAACTGACAGACACTCCTGATGTGCTCTGCACACCCTCTGGACTTCTCCCTTGGCAAGATGCTCCATCTGCTTCGTATCTGAGTGCAGCACAGGGCCTCCTAATTCTCTGGCCCACTGATTACCTTGTGGTGGGCCTGCAGGACATCACAGCTCCTCACCTGTATGGGTGCTCATGTTCCTTTTGGAAAGAAACTTAGGAAAAGTgggagagcaggggaaggagctTGTACCTCCATCCTCATTTGTTTCAAGCTGGAGTTTTAAAATGGAGAATTAGAAAAACACTGAAGACTGAATAAACTGGACAGAAGATCTTTTAAGCTAAAATTTCAGTCATTGCAGCCTGTGGTAATGAGTTCTGTCATAAACTTTCATTTTGTACCATTGGCAAAACCTGAAGCTGATTGTTCTGTAGGGttttttgttagatatgttctgTACTTCGAGGGCAGTACTCAAGTTTTCTGTAGGAACAGTGTGTGGGTGTCATAAAATATGTGTAGAAGTTCTTCATCACATTGGTGAGGTACTAGTGaacttctgctttatttttattttactgcagTCAATTATAAAAGCCAAATTTCTCTTTGGATTTATAGCACCATGTAGCTTTTAAGTtatgggggaaaaggaaaaataaatggaaagatGGTTGATTTCAGGTTGAAATCTTCAGAATCattatttggttttttctttgaactttaatactattttttttactATTCAGTGAACAAGTTGAAGAGGATTGAATTCAGCACTGCTTCCTTACTGAaaatggctcccactgcagaAGAAAGAAACATTGTGCATGACATATTCCTTAATACACTGGACACAAGGCAAGAAGGGGAGGGGTGAAGGAGAACTGACATCTTGTGAAAGAGAAAATTGCCTTTTGAGTGGGTGCTCGTAGCAGAGTAGTCAGGAATAAATGCACATTTAAATTCTGTGGCAGTGTATTTGAAAGGCAGGTACAAACTTTAATATGACATCTGCGGCTCTTAGAACAGTCTTCTGTTGTTCTAAACAAGCTGTTAGgaatatttttgaagaaaaatgttaataatgTTTAACCAGATAAGAGAATGGAACGGTTTTTTCAGTCATGACTTGCacaatttgttttctgccaTGATATCTAATTAAAAAAACTGTGAGGGCAGGAACTGGTCACCTTTTAACCAAATAACCTTGCAATGTGTTTTAAATACAGTAACTGACAACGCTGTTTGAGGGAGTTGTTAGCATGCTTCTCTTATACTTAAGATTGAAGTCATCTGATGCCAACAGTGACAGAACAATGTTTAATTACATTAGTGCAGTGTTGTATTTATGATACTTTATAATTTCTTTAACTTATTACCCtataaaattgttatttttcaaGCTGTTTACCAAAGACAGACCTGCTTTCTCTTAAAAGTAGAGGTTGTACTTCTGTCTGGGTTTGAAAACTTCAAAaactgtctgtgtgtttgatGTTGAATTTTTCTATTAGCTCACTGTGTGCTTTTATTTCCTATTATGACTTATAAAACAGAGCAAGGCTTTTCTGACCAAGTGTGCACTTTGTGGTTGTGATTCATCTTTTCTTTCATGTACCTTTCTCAAGCCTCTTCATTCACATAAGCTTGCACATTAACAAAAGTTTTTGAAAGGTCAGGAGCATAAATTTATTGCAGTAATAACTCGACGGACAGCTTTAGATAAGGCTTCAAGGTCAGCTGGAACAGTGTTTAGTGGTACCATTTCTGTTTTGGGCTTATTTTGGTGTTCtatatttttgtgggtttttaaaCTATGTGTCTGCATTtgctatttctgcttttttggcTTGCTGAATTCTACTAATTCTGTGGACTGTAAAGTTTATTGTCTCTTCCAAAGGACAGTGAGTTTCCGGAGTCGTAAATTACCACCCAATTCAGTGTGGATGGAAGATGCAAAGCTAAAAGGCCTGCAGATTTGCCATCCTGaggtattttgaaaaatattaatgaattaCTGAAAGTTACTTGAGAAGTAACTTTGAGAGGGAATTTTTACAGGGACACATAGTGGCAGAACAAGGGGTAatagctttaaactgaaagaggagagGTTTAGAATagctactaggaagaaaatttttaCTGTGATTGTGGTAAGGCTCTGGAACACGTTGCCGGGAGAatttgtggatgccccatttctggaaatgttcagagccagactggatggggctctgagcaacctgggctagtgcAAGGTATTCCTGCTTATGGCAGAGAGATTGGAACTAGATGTCTTTAAGAACCCTTCCTGTCGTCACAGCCCCCAGCTGcataataattagcattgactccatgattaTCAGAAGGCTGATCTATCAGTTTATTATACCATACTTACTAAGAAACCCATCCCCCTTAAAGACAGTCACAATGCAGGTGGACCCAATTGATCCTTCAATCTAAACACCATCACCAGTGGCCAATTcagaaaccaccctttggtaaacaaatctccataacacattccacatgtgcacaacagcagggacagcaagtgaagataagaattgtttctcattcttttctctgatcttctcacagccttccccaggacgatgcctgggaaagttgtgcctgctgctctctgtggccagagagctgctgccacaccttgcaacccaaaccattctacgACTATGAATTTTTGCCTAAGATTAGTCAAACCATTACTTGTTTGGCTTCTGCAGTCCTTGCAATTTAGAGCCTAGTTTCTTTTGCTagtttttttgttatttgtatGGATTACCACCACAAAATGGACATTTTTTAATGACCCTGTTTTCTTACCAGACTGTTCATTCTGTGTAAAGAAATTCCTTTGCAAAGTGTTTCCAAAAGTTTGGCCTTTGGTTGCTGATACAATTTTACGTTGTTATATTATCCTATCAAATTAGTCAGATGAGCTTCTATTAAGTAAAGTTGCCTTGGACATTTTGAATTTTACATACATATTTCATTAGTGCTTTTTATATATTCAGGTGTTGGGACTTCTGTTATATACTGTGAACTGAAGTGCAGACTTCAACACAAGGCTTTGAAGATAATTTGGTATTTGTTTCTATGTACAGGAACGGAACATCTTCAATAGGATCTTTGGGGGTTTTCTCATGAGAAAGGCATTTGAACTGGGATGGGCAACTGCTTGCAGCTATGGGTGAGTTGTCGACCCACAATATTTGTATAATCCAGAGCATTTTGCTCATACACAGAGGTTGGAAACCCGAGCTAACCAACTTAATGGCAATCTGAGCTGAAAAAAATTAGGTGTCTGGTAGAATCGTGCACTATTAGAGCGCAGTGCTGCTTTATTTGGAGCTTCTATCATATTTACAAAGAGATTGGCATCTTGCTCCTTGGAGCTTGGGTTTTAAGCATTACTTGTCAAGACAGAAAATACatccattttctgttttcttttaccTTACCAAGCTATTGAGATGGACTTTTTAACCATATAACATATTCATTATATCAAATAATTATTGCATCTTTGTATTCAGTACACAAGAGGAGCAGGTTCTAAACTTCTTCTGTTAACTGCTTGAGCTTAGGAGGTGTGACTGAAGTCATGAAGATTGTCTAGAAAGTGTAAGTCATAAGATACAATAATTGTGCAATAATGTATCCTTAGAAAGTGTGTACTTCATTGGTGTGAGAGATTTCTTCAAGTGATGACAACTCCTTACACTTCCTGTAGCCTCTGTTTAAGAAGAAATATATTCTCTAGTAACCTTCATTAAAATGCTGacaagtaaatattttaaatttttgcaaACATCCCTTTTAATCTTGAGAAgaaatttctcttttgcttCCTCAGGGGTTCCAGACCCTTTATTGTATCTGTTGATGATATCATGTTTCAGAAGCCAGTCGAAGTTGGATCCTTACTACTGCTTTCTGGACAGGTAGGAGTTGATTTCCCTTTGAAAAGGAGCACACCTTGTCTTTGCTGTCACCAGTGTTACTCACTGAAAATGAACAATGTGTTATGAGAGTGTGggacttttcttgttaaatGGTGTAATGAAATCTGTAACAGTTTTCAGCAGTGGTGATAAATTACAATCTCTAACTCTTGTTTTAACTATGTAGGTCtgttacacagaaaaaaactacATCCAAATTCGAGTACACAGTGAAGTTTACAATGCAAATACCAGGGAGCACCATACTAccaatattttccattttacatTTATATCAGAGAATGAGGTCCCACAAGTTGTACCTAAGACATATGGAGGCAAGTATCCTATTAATATGTTCTCGTCATAATTCTGTAAAAAAAGATGAATTTGTTTCTCTTGGAACACTGGTCATTTTAATAGATGAACTATTGGCATTTAAATAATTCAACAGGATTTCATGGCAAACCACATAGATTCTATACTTTGATGATAGTGTGGATTACTTCTTTCTTTTGCCATTCTGTTAAGTTGTAGTTGCCCAGTATTGATACTAAGGTACTAATGTGGTTCTCTCTTTTCTCCACTTTATTTCAGAGTCCATGTTGTATTTAGATGGGAAGCGACACTTTACTGCAGTCATGAAAGAAATCTGACAGGCActgggtgctgcagcagcatgcTGTCTTGGCAAGAGTTGTCACTACAGGTGGCTAATGGACAGATGCTTGTAATACTCAAAGGAAAACCCAACaaccacccaaaaccaaaccaaccaaacccaaAGTCCACACCAAAACCTGTCTTTTCAGTACTTTTCATGTATTTGCttatatttggatttttttattcttttctgctGAATTTGTTGAAATCTTTTACATGCCAGTGCTAGGAAAAGAGGCTGAAAAAATGCGTTTGAGGCTTTGGATAGATTCTCTTTGTCTACTTTGAGAGATCTCATTACAGTCTTTGCTGTCTTGTCACCATCTGCTGTCTTTCCCTTAGTAGCTCTCCTTTGTATTTCCCTGATAAGGGATAGAAGTTCTGTCAGAAAAAAGGTGTGCAATAAGTAGATACACACAGGTGAGGCAGTTTGACCTACATTCTTGTGTAAATTAGGTTAAGGGTCATAATTCTTTTTTGAATAAGGACACATGCATCTAAGCAGCAGCTGAGGCTCAGAAGTTACTAGTGTGTACACAATGGAAAGCAGGTGTTTCCCATCACTGGGGATTTTACAAGGTTATTGCAGCTTATGTTTGGGTGGTTTTTATGTTCCCTTGGGGGGAAACTGATTTTTGCACTGAAAGGAGGTGGCTAGATGGTATTTTCTGGCACTCTGTGTCCTTGCCAGTCTCttctaattttttgtttgtttattttaatatataactTTGAGTTCCTTAGTGAATTATTTCTCGTGGCTTGGAAACTAGAGGTCTGACTGGTGAGACTGGGTGGGACTGGGAAATGGTGTTGTAGAACAGAACGTTTTGGTTTATTAAGGACTGGGAACAAAAAAGGTAAAATGCTGCCCAAATGGTAATGGTGACGCTTGGTGCTGCAGT carries:
- the ACOT9 gene encoding acyl-coenzyme A thioesterase 9, mitochondrial isoform X2; this translates as MLPTRLCIMRRLPSVLARTLTSGTNASPGLPDMSEVRSKLRDIVGASTNWRDHVQAMQERKALHTLLAKRQEDLPPRRMKDSYLEVILPLGSQPEIREKYLNVHNSVRFGRILEDLDSLGVLICYTHTKKEMQQRSPLSIVTALVDKINLCQKIIHPDCDIKFTGNVSWVGKTSMEVRMHMLQLHDGDYSPVLDATFVMVARDPENKRPAFVNPLIPESPEEEEVFKQGELNKLKRIEFSTASLLKMAPTAEERNIVHDIFLNTLDTRTVSFRSRKLPPNSVWMEDAKLKGLQICHPEERNIFNRIFGGFLMRKAFELGWATACSYGGSRPFIVSVDDIMFQKPVEVGSLLLLSGQVCYTEKNYIQIRVHSEVYNANTREHHTTNIFHFTFISENEVPQVVPKTYGESMLYLDGKRHFTAVMKEI
- the ACOT9 gene encoding acyl-coenzyme A thioesterase 9, mitochondrial isoform X1; translation: MLPTRLCIMRRLPSVLARTLTSGTNASPGLPDMSEGQSPIHVNNVRSKLRDIVGASTNWRDHVQAMQERKALHTLLAKRQEDLPPRRMKDSYLEVILPLGSQPEIREKYLNVHNSVRFGRILEDLDSLGVLICYTHTKKEMQQRSPLSIVTALVDKINLCQKIIHPDCDIKFTGNVSWVGKTSMEVRMHMLQLHDGDYSPVLDATFVMVARDPENKRPAFVNPLIPESPEEEEVFKQGELNKLKRIEFSTASLLKMAPTAEERNIVHDIFLNTLDTRTVSFRSRKLPPNSVWMEDAKLKGLQICHPEERNIFNRIFGGFLMRKAFELGWATACSYGGSRPFIVSVDDIMFQKPVEVGSLLLLSGQVCYTEKNYIQIRVHSEVYNANTREHHTTNIFHFTFISENEVPQVVPKTYGESMLYLDGKRHFTAVMKEI
- the ACOT9 gene encoding acyl-coenzyme A thioesterase 9, mitochondrial isoform X3: MQERKALHTLLAKRQEDLPPRRMKDSYLEVILPLGSQPEIREKYLNVHNSVRFGRILEDLDSLGVLICYTHTKKEMQQRSPLSIVTALVDKINLCQKIIHPDCDIKFTGNVSWVGKTSMEVRMHMLQLHDGDYSPVLDATFVMVARDPENKRPAFVNPLIPESPEEEEVFKQGELNKLKRIEFSTASLLKMAPTAEERNIVHDIFLNTLDTRTVSFRSRKLPPNSVWMEDAKLKGLQICHPEERNIFNRIFGGFLMRKAFELGWATACSYGGSRPFIVSVDDIMFQKPVEVGSLLLLSGQVCYTEKNYIQIRVHSEVYNANTREHHTTNIFHFTFISENEVPQVVPKTYGESMLYLDGKRHFTAVMKEI